The Thalassotalea agarivorans region TACCATTGGTGGTTTTCACGCCGGTACAGCCTGTCACGAATGAAGACTGGTTAACCATCGGCTTGCCCTTGTCTAAATAGAAGAACAAATCACTACCTAGCAGTGTATTGATTTTGCGTGGGAAGAACGCTCTGCGTGGGTCAAAGCGCTTACCAATCACGTGATACTGCAACACAGCAGTTAACGTTGCTTGGTCGCCCACCAGACCGTTGAACACGTAGTCTGGTAGTGCTGCAAATGCTTCTGACGTTGGAGCGAACACAGTCAGATTACCATCAGCTTGTAGCGCTTCTGCAATCGCTGGGTCTGCTAGCGTGACTGCTGTTACAAGCGTATCTAAATTAATACCTAGGCTTGCTAGGGTTTCCGAATCTGTTGCAGCGTCAAAAATAGTACCTGGATATTCAATAGGCTTTTCTTTCAAACACTGAAAATATTGACCTCTAAAGTTTTTCGCTTCAGAGAGTGGGGATGCAAGTAGAGTGATAGCCACGACTGCGGCGGTAATTAACTGTTTCATAATAGACCTTTGTGTTTCAATCAAGTTCATGCCTGTCACTGACAAGCGAGTTAACATAACAAACGACCGCCGACTACCATTTGTTTTTCTGTCAATACGCAACATTTACTATTTAGATCACCACTGCTTTTGTTTAGAAACTAAGCTATTGATTAACTTAGCCTTATATAAACTGTCGTAACAACAGTGTCTTTCCAAATGCATGAACTATACTTTCGAAAGCATCATTGAAGAGACGTTTAGGTGAAAATAACAAATTTAAAGGATTCTACTCAGGGTGATAGGCGTACAATATCCGTTGATATCGGCGGCTTTGATTTGTTTTTTAACATGCCCACCAACTTTGGTCGGGTCGACAATGCCGATCCTTTTGTAGCAGCAGCACTGCTGCCTGCAATGTATAAAGGGGAAGATATTCATCTTGCTTTAGATTTGCCTATATCGCAGCGGTTGCTGAGCAACCTAAAGCAACTGCAAGACATATATGTGCAATGGTGGCCCGAACTTTCAGTGATTAATATTGATGTTGAACAGACTACCGTTTTGCAGTTGAAAAACAGCGAAACAGCCTCATTTTTCTCCGGTGGCGTAGATAGCTTATACAGCTTTTATGCTCATCAAGATGACATCGATTACTTACTCTATGTTGAAGGCATAGACATCCAACTGGACAATACGACATTATCAACTCAAGTGCATCAAGCGAATCAAGCGTTTGCCGATAAACATGCTACGCCGCTCATTTACGTGCAATCAAATATTCGTTATCTGCCTCATCATTTTGGTTTAAGTTGGAAAAAATATTACTGTGGTGCAGGATTAGGCGTAACAGCCATGCTTCTTGGCATAGGCACGGTACTCATACCTGGCAGCCAACCAATTATTGACGTTTATCCCGACGGTACAACGCCTGTGACTGACCCTTTGTATGGTAATGGTGCGACAAAGGTGTATTACGATAGCGCATTGGTGCGCCATGAAAAAATCGCCTACCTTGCAAAGCATCCTGATGCAATTGAGTTGCTGCGTGTATGTTGGATGGACAACGGTTACAACTGCGGCGTTTGTGAAAAATGTGTTCGAACAAGACTTATCTTTACCCTGCTTGACATCACAAGTCCGACGCTAACCCCCTTGTCGTCGATGAAACCTGTTCTTGCTTGGCGGTTACGCAGTGTTGAGGATTTTAAAGTGATAGACCATTTATTGCATGCCGCCGTGCCAAAAAAGGCGTATAAAATCGCCCTAACACTTTATTGGTTGAAACTCAGGGAAACATGCAAAAATGCATTGGGCAAAATGGAAAGGAAACTGTTTGCTGGCAAGCTAAAACGATTCATTCGTACTATTTTGCCAGCATAAATGGCTAGCCCATTTGCGATTGAAGGTAGTTTGCTAAGCCAATTTTATCGATCAAACCTAACTGTTGTTCCAACCAATAAGCATGATCTACTTCGGTATCATTAAGCAAGGTTTGCAATTGATCACGAGTAACGTAATCTTGCTTTGATTCACATAAAGCCATTACCTCTTTGAGTTTTTTATCTACCGCATACTCTACATCAAGGTCACTCTTTAACATGGCTGGTACATCTTGACCAATATTAATACCTGAACGAGTGCTCATATCAGGGACACCTTCAAGAAACAAAATACGCTCAATTAAGACTGAAGCATGCCCTTTTTCATCGTCAAATTCATGATCAATTCGTTCAAACAGCTTTTCTA contains the following coding sequences:
- a CDS encoding fasciclin domain-containing protein, with translation MKQLITAAVVAITLLASPLSEAKNFRGQYFQCLKEKPIEYPGTIFDAATDSETLASLGINLDTLVTAVTLADPAIAEALQADGNLTVFAPTSEAFAALPDYVFNGLVGDQATLTAVLQYHVIGKRFDPRRAFFPRKINTLLGSDLFFYLDKGKPMVNQSSFVTGCTGVKTTNGTVWVIDSVLLPQF
- the bfr gene encoding bacterioferritin; the protein is MKGDKQIIDSLNELLAFELAAMDQYFIHSRMYQDWGLEKLFERIDHEFDDEKGHASVLIERILFLEGVPDMSTRSGINIGQDVPAMLKSDLDVEYAVDKKLKEVMALCESKQDYVTRDQLQTLLNDTEVDHAYWLEQQLGLIDKIGLANYLQSQMG